One window from the genome of Sulfodiicoccus acidiphilus encodes:
- a CDS encoding pyridoxal-phosphate-dependent aminotransferase family protein produces MILVPGPVNVPKTVATEASKVVNHRSEEFKEVVKKLEELMSGFFETDHVALLSGSGTLGVESMVYSAMDRGEKVVAFQYGEFGRRLVDSLKRRGCEVVEVTIPFGSRPKPAQVEQVLDKHRDADAVAVVHNETSSGVAIRDLDEVSKKVKGMGMKFLVDSVSGFAAHPLRMRSWKVDAVASCSQKALASVPGLAFVALSESPRPQGDVPNYLDLSNYLRFQEKGETPYTAAVGAFYASLRAAELLAKEGLEQRWKRHEVCAKLLRKKLESIGISPVGDEEDFSNTVVAAYTGGVNSSMLVKGLKARGIEVSKGIGENSEKLIRIGTMGVVDWRALTKLIRALSEILKVEGDLRSLEDCRLPSFLEEEVTWD; encoded by the coding sequence TTGATTCTAGTTCCAGGTCCTGTTAACGTACCCAAGACGGTAGCCACAGAGGCGTCTAAGGTAGTTAACCACAGATCGGAGGAATTCAAGGAGGTAGTGAAAAAGTTGGAGGAATTGATGTCCGGCTTCTTCGAAACGGATCACGTAGCGCTCCTCTCAGGTTCCGGGACGTTGGGAGTAGAAAGCATGGTCTACTCTGCAATGGACAGGGGTGAGAAGGTAGTAGCTTTCCAGTACGGTGAGTTCGGGAGGAGGCTGGTAGACTCTCTAAAGAGAAGAGGCTGTGAGGTTGTGGAAGTCACAATTCCCTTCGGAAGTAGACCAAAACCAGCGCAAGTTGAGCAGGTCCTCGATAAGCACAGGGACGCCGACGCCGTGGCGGTAGTCCACAACGAGACGAGCTCTGGAGTGGCAATAAGGGACTTGGACGAGGTCTCCAAGAAGGTTAAAGGAATGGGAATGAAGTTCCTCGTGGATTCCGTATCAGGGTTCGCAGCCCACCCCTTGAGAATGAGAAGCTGGAAAGTGGACGCAGTAGCCTCCTGCAGCCAGAAAGCCCTGGCATCAGTACCTGGGCTGGCGTTCGTAGCGCTCTCTGAGAGTCCTAGACCTCAGGGGGACGTGCCCAACTACCTAGATCTCTCTAATTACCTTAGGTTCCAAGAGAAGGGAGAGACGCCCTACACGGCTGCAGTGGGAGCGTTCTACGCTTCCTTGAGAGCCGCGGAGCTTCTAGCTAAGGAGGGGTTAGAGCAGAGGTGGAAGAGACACGAAGTCTGCGCAAAACTTCTCAGGAAAAAGCTGGAGAGTATCGGAATCTCGCCGGTTGGAGACGAGGAGGACTTCTCCAACACCGTGGTCGCCGCCTATACTGGAGGAGTCAACTCCTCCATGCTAGTAAAGGGCCTGAAGGCTAGGGGAATAGAGGTTTCCAAGGGAATTGGAGAGAACTCGGAGAAACTGATCAGAATAGGTACGATGGGGGTAGTAGATTGGAGGGCGCTAACCAAACTAATAAGAGCTTTATCTGAGATATTGAAAGTGGAGGGAGACCTCAGAAGCTTGGAGGACTGCAGATTGCCTAGCTTCCTAGAAGAAGAAGTAACGTGGGATTAA
- a CDS encoding DNA-directed RNA polymerase subunit K has product MSTNRELEFKNFYINVWKDSLTRYERARIIGARALQISMGAVPLIDVESLPSKDLLSIAEAELDRGVLPITVRRRLPGGTYVLLSLRKKMD; this is encoded by the coding sequence GTGTCAACAAACAGGGAGCTGGAGTTCAAGAACTTCTACATTAACGTCTGGAAGGACAGTCTCACTAGGTACGAAAGGGCCAGAATTATAGGGGCCAGAGCGCTTCAAATATCCATGGGTGCAGTTCCTCTCATCGATGTGGAGTCCCTCCCCTCTAAGGACCTTCTCTCCATCGCTGAGGCTGAGCTAGACAGAGGAGTACTTCCAATCACCGTGAGAAGGAGGTTACCGGGAGGAACTTACGTTTTACTTTCGTTAAGGAAAAAGATGGATTGA
- a CDS encoding D-2-hydroxyacid dehydrogenase: MLSNAERTISNQGQHKVLITDPVDQLLLKILEDGGVSVDYRPDLTREKLLSIVGDYDAVVVRSRTKIDKEVLKGAGKLKVIARAGIGLDTIDVEEAERRKIRVVYAPGASTDSVVELTLGLMVSAARRLEEAFQRTRAGKFEKITGTELHGKVLGVVGFGRIGSKVASVAKALGMKTLAYDTIDVGKVAAHVGAEVVSLQELLKQSDVISIHVGMKRGDPAVLGRMELDQVKEGVLIVNTSRAQAIDGEALLQALKTGKVGFYATDVLWNEPPRTKWEIELLNHPRVSVTPHIGAQTVEAQRRIAEATAVALLKELRSEEN; the protein is encoded by the coding sequence ATGTTATCAAATGCAGAGAGGACTATATCAAACCAAGGTCAGCATAAAGTGTTAATCACAGACCCAGTGGATCAGCTCTTGCTAAAGATCTTGGAGGATGGAGGAGTCTCAGTGGACTACAGGCCAGACTTGACTAGGGAGAAACTTCTCTCTATAGTAGGAGATTACGACGCCGTCGTGGTGAGAAGCAGGACCAAAATAGATAAGGAGGTCCTAAAGGGGGCAGGCAAGTTAAAGGTGATCGCCCGGGCAGGCATCGGCCTAGACACCATAGATGTGGAGGAGGCCGAAAGAAGAAAGATCAGGGTGGTCTATGCTCCTGGAGCATCCACCGACTCCGTTGTAGAGCTAACGCTAGGATTGATGGTTTCCGCCGCTAGGAGGCTTGAGGAAGCTTTTCAAAGAACGAGAGCGGGTAAATTCGAGAAGATCACCGGAACTGAGCTACATGGGAAAGTGTTGGGAGTGGTGGGTTTCGGGAGGATTGGATCCAAGGTTGCTTCAGTTGCTAAGGCGTTGGGCATGAAGACCTTAGCCTACGACACAATAGACGTAGGTAAGGTTGCTGCCCACGTAGGTGCGGAGGTGGTGAGTTTGCAGGAACTTCTCAAGCAGTCAGACGTCATATCCATTCACGTAGGAATGAAAAGGGGAGATCCAGCTGTGTTGGGAAGAATGGAGCTAGATCAAGTTAAGGAGGGCGTACTGATAGTGAATACCAGTAGGGCCCAGGCAATAGATGGAGAGGCCCTCCTTCAAGCGCTGAAGACTGGAAAAGTGGGGTTCTATGCTACGGACGTCCTATGGAACGAACCTCCACGGACCAAGTGGGAAATTGAGCTTCTCAACCATCCACGAGTGAGCGTTACCCCCCACATAGGTGCCCAAACAGTAGAAGCCCAGAGGAGGATCGCCGAAGCCACGGCGGTAGCGCTATTGAAAGAACTGAGGAGTGAAGAAAATTGA